From the genome of Pelomonas sp. SE-A7, one region includes:
- a CDS encoding quinone-dependent dihydroorotate dehydrogenase has translation MSLVPYALTRPFLFGLDPEHAHELTLGAIARLQNTPAQCLWSQTRVTDPVTLAGLKFPNRLGLAAGLDKNGRCIDGLGAMGFGFIEVGTVTPKGQPGNDKPRMFRLPEANALINRLGFNNEGLDAFLANVQRAHSFRAAGGLVGLNIGKNAATPIENAVDDYLIGLEGVFPHADYITVNISSPNTKNLRTLQSDEALDALLSRLQARKQQLEAGSGRQVPMFVKIAPDLEEDQVAVIAQTLQKNGIDGVIATNTTISREAVQGLQHAGEAGGLSGRPVFEASNRVIRLLRAALGKDYPIIGVGGVLSGEDARAKIQAGADLVQVYTGLIYRGPALVRECAAALARP, from the coding sequence ATGTCGCTCGTTCCCTACGCCCTGACCCGCCCCTTCCTGTTCGGTCTCGATCCGGAACATGCCCATGAGCTGACCCTGGGCGCCATCGCGCGGCTGCAGAACACGCCGGCGCAATGCCTCTGGTCGCAGACCCGCGTCACCGACCCGGTCACGCTGGCAGGGCTGAAGTTCCCCAACCGCCTAGGCCTGGCCGCCGGCCTGGACAAGAACGGCCGCTGCATAGACGGCCTGGGCGCCATGGGCTTCGGCTTCATCGAGGTGGGCACGGTCACGCCCAAGGGCCAGCCCGGCAACGACAAGCCGCGCATGTTCCGCCTGCCGGAGGCGAATGCGCTGATCAATCGGCTGGGCTTCAACAACGAAGGCCTGGACGCCTTCCTGGCCAATGTGCAGCGGGCGCACAGCTTTCGCGCGGCCGGCGGCCTGGTCGGCCTGAACATCGGCAAGAACGCCGCCACGCCGATCGAAAACGCCGTCGACGACTACCTGATAGGCCTGGAAGGCGTGTTCCCCCACGCCGACTACATCACGGTCAACATCTCCAGCCCCAACACCAAGAACCTGCGCACTCTGCAGAGCGACGAGGCGCTGGACGCCCTGCTCTCGCGGCTGCAGGCCCGCAAGCAGCAGTTGGAAGCCGGCAGCGGCCGCCAGGTGCCGATGTTCGTCAAGATTGCGCCCGACCTGGAAGAAGACCAGGTGGCCGTGATCGCGCAGACCCTGCAGAAGAACGGCATAGACGGCGTGATCGCCACCAACACCACGATCTCGCGCGAGGCCGTGCAAGGCCTGCAGCATGCAGGCGAGGCCGGTGGCCTCTCGGGCCGGCCGGTGTTCGAGGCCAGCAACAGGGTCATCCGTCTGCTGCGCGCGGCGCTCGGCAAGGACTACCCCATCATCGGCGTCGGCGGCGTGTTGTCGGGCGAAGACGCCCGCGCCAAGATCCAGGCCGGCGCCGACCTGGTGCAGGTCTACACCGGCCTGATCTACCGGGGGCCGGCCCTGGTGCGCGAATGCGCGGCGGCGCTGGCCCGACCCTGA
- a CDS encoding carotenoid oxygenase family protein, translated as MDQAFALQRRRLMQAGGLGLALAPFGAYAAARVPELAPILGWSGQDRSADALQIEGRLPKDLRGTLYRNGPGLMARGDQRYQHWFDGDGLVQAWRIDGERQRASHAARFVQTDKFKAEQAAGRFLLPGLGTAIKAQIPVRGPDSFNTANTSVLRVGDELLALWEGGSAYRLDPHTLQTLGPKTWAPGLEAMPFSAHPKQDAEGRVWNFGSSPVGKLVLYEISAQGALLRHKVLDLPMPAMLHDFIVTERYLVFLLPPLTLDLQRLRDGASMAAAMDWRAAEATRVLVVRKSDLSVRRILELPAAMVFHFGNGWDEGEVIRLDYVQAPPMDKLNQEFGDLARGERPADDRPSTPRLLRIDLTSGRLDQQSRDESVEFPTVDPRVVMQRHRLVHYPCSSSLDRWGFDAVMRLDLDSGKRERFSLGPDCVVEEQLLVPKSGSRREGEAWLVGSGYDLRRKQSFLTVFDAEAITAGPLARVWLPYWVPYGFHGRFVAEV; from the coding sequence ATGGACCAAGCTTTCGCACTTCAGCGCCGCCGCCTGATGCAGGCGGGCGGCCTGGGCCTCGCCCTGGCGCCGTTCGGCGCGTACGCGGCTGCCCGCGTCCCGGAGCTCGCGCCCATCCTCGGCTGGAGCGGCCAGGACCGTTCCGCCGATGCCTTGCAGATCGAAGGCCGATTGCCCAAGGACCTGCGCGGCACGCTGTACCGCAACGGCCCCGGCCTGATGGCCCGCGGCGACCAGCGCTACCAGCATTGGTTCGATGGCGACGGCCTGGTCCAGGCCTGGCGCATCGATGGCGAGCGCCAGCGGGCCAGCCATGCGGCCCGCTTCGTGCAGACCGACAAGTTCAAGGCCGAGCAGGCCGCCGGCCGCTTCCTGCTGCCGGGCCTGGGCACGGCAATCAAGGCCCAGATCCCGGTGCGCGGCCCGGACAGCTTCAACACCGCCAACACCAGCGTGCTGCGGGTGGGCGACGAATTGCTGGCCTTGTGGGAAGGCGGCAGCGCCTACCGGCTGGATCCGCACACGCTGCAGACGCTGGGCCCCAAGACCTGGGCGCCGGGCCTGGAGGCCATGCCGTTCTCGGCCCATCCCAAGCAGGATGCCGAAGGCCGGGTCTGGAACTTCGGCTCCAGCCCGGTGGGCAAGCTGGTGCTCTATGAAATCTCGGCGCAAGGCGCGCTGCTGCGCCACAAGGTGCTGGACCTGCCGATGCCGGCCATGCTGCATGACTTCATCGTCACGGAGCGCTACCTGGTCTTCCTGCTGCCCCCGTTGACGCTGGACCTTCAGCGCTTGCGAGATGGTGCTTCGATGGCCGCGGCCATGGACTGGCGTGCCGCCGAAGCCACGCGCGTGCTGGTGGTCCGCAAGAGCGACCTGAGCGTGCGCCGCATCCTGGAGCTGCCGGCGGCCATGGTCTTCCACTTCGGCAACGGCTGGGACGAGGGCGAGGTGATACGCCTGGACTATGTGCAGGCGCCGCCCATGGACAAGCTGAACCAGGAATTCGGCGACCTGGCCCGCGGCGAGCGGCCGGCCGACGACCGGCCCTCGACCCCGCGTCTGCTGCGCATTGACCTGACCAGCGGCCGGTTGGACCAGCAGTCGCGCGACGAGTCGGTGGAGTTCCCGACCGTCGATCCACGCGTGGTGATGCAGCGCCACCGCCTGGTCCACTACCCCTGCAGCAGCAGCCTGGACCGCTGGGGCTTCGATGCCGTGATGCGCCTGGACCTGGATAGCGGCAAGCGCGAGCGCTTCAGCCTGGGGCCGGACTGCGTGGTCGAGGAGCAATTGCTGGTGCCCAAGTCCGGCAGCCGCCGCGAAGGCGAGGCCTGGCTGGTTGGCAGCGGCTACGACCTCAGGCGCAAGCAGAGCTTCCTCACGGTCTTCGATGCCGAGGCGATCACGGCCGGACCGCTGGCCCGGGTCTGGCTGCCCTACTGGGTGCCCTACGGCTTCCACGGCCGCTTCGTCGCCGAGGTTTGA
- a CDS encoding ABC transporter ATP-binding protein translates to MNLGSTWAIETESLSRRYGRGKQALNGLTLRLPRGGIHAIVGANGAGKSTLFRILLGFLSPSSGSASVLGVDCQSLGPAERARIGFVNEEHSLPAWMGVQELIAMQRRLYAAQQRWDEKLLEEVLGYFNVERSQRVSELSRGERAGLSLALALAQQPELLILDEPTLGLDVVSKRAFLEALLFCGQQRGATIIYCSHQMEEIERVADQLIVLERGELRHQSTPDEFCQRVRLWQLEFPVRAPDLRGLPGYLESQTLDGLTELLLFDQDHEAVLPRLEQLGVRRHASAAVGLDRAVNAVLAQRHAAPRRTAAAAVQEALDA, encoded by the coding sequence ATGAACCTTGGATCGACCTGGGCCATCGAGACCGAGTCGCTCAGCCGACGCTACGGCCGGGGCAAGCAGGCGCTGAACGGCCTGACGCTGCGCCTGCCGCGCGGCGGCATCCACGCCATCGTCGGAGCCAACGGCGCCGGCAAGTCCACGCTGTTCCGCATCCTGCTCGGCTTTCTGTCGCCCAGCAGCGGCAGCGCATCGGTGCTGGGTGTGGACTGCCAGTCGCTGGGGCCGGCCGAGCGCGCGCGCATTGGCTTCGTCAACGAGGAGCACAGCCTGCCGGCCTGGATGGGCGTGCAGGAGCTGATCGCCATGCAACGCCGGCTCTATGCGGCACAGCAGCGCTGGGATGAGAAGCTGCTCGAAGAGGTGCTGGGCTATTTCAATGTCGAGCGTTCGCAGCGGGTGTCGGAGCTGTCGCGCGGCGAGCGGGCCGGCCTGAGCTTGGCGCTGGCGCTGGCCCAGCAGCCCGAGCTGCTGATACTCGACGAGCCCACGCTGGGCTTGGACGTGGTCTCCAAGCGGGCCTTCCTCGAAGCCCTGCTGTTCTGCGGCCAGCAGCGTGGCGCCACCATCATCTATTGCTCGCACCAGATGGAAGAGATCGAGCGCGTGGCCGACCAGCTGATCGTGCTGGAGCGCGGCGAGCTGCGGCACCAGTCCACGCCGGACGAGTTCTGCCAGCGCGTGCGGCTCTGGCAACTCGAGTTCCCGGTGCGGGCGCCGGACCTGCGCGGTCTGCCCGGCTATCTGGAAAGCCAGACCCTGGACGGCCTGACCGAGTTGCTGCTGTTTGACCAGGACCATGAGGCCGTCTTGCCACGCCTGGAACAGCTGGGCGTGCGGCGTCATGCCAGTGCAGCGGTCGGCCTGGATCGGGCCGTCAACGCGGTGCTGGCCCAGCGCCATGCCGCGCCACGGCGCACGGCCGCCGCGGCGGTGCAGGAGGCCCTCGATGCCTGA
- the rpiA gene encoding ribose-5-phosphate isomerase RpiA, which yields MTQDELKTLVGQAALNYVTPGSIVGVGTGSTVDKFIDALAASGMTIAGAVSSSVRSTERMKALGIRVLEASEVTSLPVYIDGADEIDHQGHMVKGGGAALTREKIVADLAERFVCIADESKLVEVLGRFPLPVEVIPMAAAQIARRFAAMGGDAQLRAGCITDNGCHILDVRGLQIRDPQAFERDVNQWPGVVTVGVFARNKAAVCLLGTASGVRTLTY from the coding sequence ATGACCCAAGACGAACTCAAGACCCTGGTCGGCCAGGCCGCCCTGAACTACGTGACGCCCGGCAGCATCGTCGGCGTCGGCACCGGCTCCACGGTCGACAAGTTCATCGATGCGCTGGCAGCGAGCGGCATGACGATTGCCGGCGCGGTATCGAGCTCGGTGCGCTCGACCGAGCGCATGAAGGCCCTGGGCATCCGGGTGCTGGAAGCCTCCGAGGTGACGAGCCTGCCGGTCTACATCGACGGCGCCGACGAGATCGATCACCAGGGCCACATGGTCAAGGGCGGTGGTGCCGCGCTGACCCGCGAAAAGATCGTCGCCGACCTGGCCGAGCGCTTCGTCTGCATCGCCGACGAATCCAAGCTGGTCGAGGTGCTGGGCCGGTTCCCGCTGCCGGTGGAAGTGATTCCCATGGCCGCCGCCCAGATCGCCCGCCGCTTCGCAGCCATGGGTGGAGATGCCCAGCTGCGCGCTGGCTGCATCACCGACAACGGCTGCCACATCCTGGATGTGCGCGGCCTGCAGATCCGCGATCCGCAAGCCTTCGAGCGCGACGTCAACCAATGGCCCGGCGTGGTCACCGTCGGCGTGTTCGCCCGCAACAAGGCGGCGGTCTGCCTGCTGGGCACGGCCAGCGGCGTCAGGACCCTGACCTACTGA
- a CDS encoding GntR family transcriptional regulator, whose protein sequence is MPASAPLIIDIRPGDARPIARQIVDAIRRQIAAGELQAGDALPSVRGLAQQLLINPNTVARAYQELGAEGWVDARAGLGLFVAEQRQRLSRSEQQRRLGAACERFVDEVIALDLPNEQVVERLSAELERARPGRRSA, encoded by the coding sequence ATGCCTGCCAGTGCCCCGCTGATCATCGACATACGACCGGGCGACGCCCGGCCGATTGCGCGCCAGATCGTCGATGCCATACGCCGCCAGATTGCTGCTGGCGAACTCCAGGCCGGTGACGCGCTGCCCAGCGTGCGCGGCCTGGCGCAGCAGCTGCTGATCAATCCGAACACCGTGGCCCGGGCCTATCAGGAGCTGGGGGCGGAAGGCTGGGTCGATGCCCGCGCCGGCCTAGGGCTGTTTGTCGCGGAGCAACGTCAGCGGCTTTCGCGCAGCGAGCAGCAGCGCCGACTCGGTGCCGCCTGCGAGCGCTTCGTCGACGAGGTCATCGCCCTGGATCTGCCCAACGAGCAGGTCGTCGAGCGGCTGAGCGCCGAGCTGGAGCGCGCGCGGCCGGGGCGCCGCAGCGCCTGA
- a CDS encoding DUF2141 domain-containing protein, whose amino-acid sequence MQRIIIAIAASLLATGAQAVELKIEGLKSNQGRLMVAAFDSGDSWLRKPVLAKTVDASAVKDGTLSIDWPELDGLPRAALTVFHDLNGNGKLDTNAMGMPTEPLGYSNNAVGNFGPARFDAAVFEPKPGQRQQIRLN is encoded by the coding sequence ATGCAACGAATCATCATCGCCATCGCCGCAAGCCTGCTGGCCACCGGCGCTCAGGCCGTCGAACTGAAGATTGAAGGCCTGAAATCCAACCAGGGCCGGCTGATGGTGGCCGCCTTTGATTCCGGCGACAGCTGGCTGCGCAAGCCGGTGCTGGCCAAGACGGTCGACGCCTCGGCCGTCAAGGACGGCACGCTCAGTATCGATTGGCCCGAGCTCGACGGCCTGCCGCGTGCGGCCCTGACCGTCTTTCACGATCTCAACGGCAACGGCAAGCTCGACACCAATGCCATGGGCATGCCGACCGAGCCGCTGGGCTATTCGAACAATGCCGTCGGCAACTTCGGCCCGGCCCGCTTCGATGCGGCCGTTTTCGAACCCAAGCCTGGCCAGCGCCAGCAGATCCGCCTGAACTGA
- a CDS encoding 3-deoxy-7-phosphoheptulonate synthase → MNPNAHPDRDATRDSTRTDDTRIGAVRPLISPALLFDELPLPEGSQALVERARREISDVLQGRDDRLLVVVGPCSIHDHGQAMDYARLLKTAADELSRELLVVMRVYFEKPRTTVGWKGYINDPRIDGSFHMNEGLRLARQLLLDVTALGLPAGTEFLDLLSPQYIADLIAWGAIGARTTESQSHRQLASGLSCPVGFKNGTDGGIKVASDAVLAAQASHAFMGMTKMGAAAIFETRGNSDCHIILRGGKTPNYDAASVAAACEALRGSGLREQVMIDFSHANSSKKYERQIDVGRDVAGQIAGGDQRITGVMIESHLQPGRQDLLAGQTKSDLKPGVSITDACLGWGQTEPLLRELAAAVKARRG, encoded by the coding sequence ATGAACCCCAATGCCCACCCCGACCGCGATGCCACCCGCGACAGCACTCGCACGGACGACACCCGCATAGGCGCCGTGCGCCCGCTGATCTCGCCGGCCCTGCTGTTCGACGAGCTGCCGCTGCCCGAAGGCTCGCAGGCCCTGGTGGAACGGGCCCGGCGCGAGATCTCCGACGTGCTGCAGGGCCGCGACGACCGGCTGCTGGTGGTGGTCGGTCCCTGCTCCATCCACGACCACGGCCAGGCGATGGACTATGCGCGCCTGCTCAAGACCGCAGCCGATGAATTGAGCCGCGAGCTGCTGGTGGTGATGCGCGTCTATTTCGAGAAGCCGCGCACAACGGTGGGCTGGAAGGGCTACATCAACGACCCGCGCATAGACGGCAGCTTCCACATGAACGAAGGCCTGCGCCTGGCGCGCCAGCTGCTGCTGGACGTGACCGCCCTGGGCCTGCCGGCCGGCACCGAGTTCCTGGACCTGCTGTCGCCCCAGTACATCGCCGACCTGATCGCCTGGGGCGCCATCGGCGCCCGCACCACCGAAAGCCAGAGCCACCGCCAGCTGGCCTCGGGCCTCTCCTGCCCGGTGGGCTTCAAGAACGGCACCGACGGCGGCATCAAGGTCGCCAGCGACGCGGTGCTGGCCGCCCAGGCCAGCCATGCCTTCATGGGCATGACCAAGATGGGCGCGGCCGCCATCTTCGAGACCCGCGGCAACAGCGACTGCCACATCATCCTGCGCGGCGGCAAGACGCCGAACTACGACGCGGCCTCGGTGGCCGCCGCCTGCGAGGCCCTGCGCGGCTCGGGCCTGCGCGAGCAGGTGATGATCGACTTCTCGCATGCCAACTCCAGCAAGAAGTACGAGCGCCAGATCGACGTGGGCCGCGATGTGGCCGGTCAGATCGCCGGTGGCGACCAGCGCATCACCGGCGTGATGATCGAGTCCCACCTGCAGCCGGGCCGCCAGGACCTGCTGGCCGGCCAGACCAAGTCCGATCTCAAGCCCGGCGTGTCCATCACCGACGCCTGCCTGGGATGGGGCCAGACCGAACCGCTGCTGCGTGAGCTGGCGGCGGCCGTGAAGGCACGCCGGGGCTAG
- the bla gene encoding class A beta-lactamase: MDRLRRSLSLAPLAFALPALADDEMARLEREVGGRIGFCAIDGSTGQVLLSHRADESFAMCSTFKLLLAAAVLAEVDAGRLKLDQRIAFGLQDLRSHAPVTGTALGDKAHVELTVAQLCAAIVHVSDNPAANLLLERIQGPAGLTRFLRELGDDVTRLDRWELELNSNLPGDPRDTTSPAAMAESTRKLLLGERLSKASRDRLTTWLRESSTGLQRLRAGLPVGWKAGDKTGTGARGAVNDVAVAWPPGRAPVVMACYLDGSSRLTAELQGVHARLARLLTQVP, encoded by the coding sequence ATGGACCGCCTGCGCCGTTCGCTGAGCCTGGCGCCGCTGGCCTTCGCGCTGCCGGCATTGGCTGACGACGAGATGGCGCGTCTTGAGCGCGAGGTCGGCGGCCGCATCGGCTTCTGCGCCATCGATGGCTCGACCGGCCAGGTGCTGCTGAGCCACCGCGCCGACGAGTCATTTGCGATGTGCTCGACCTTCAAGCTGCTGCTGGCCGCGGCCGTGCTGGCCGAGGTCGATGCCGGTCGCCTGAAGCTCGATCAGCGCATTGCCTTCGGCCTGCAGGATCTGCGCTCGCATGCGCCTGTCACCGGCACGGCCCTGGGCGACAAGGCCCATGTCGAGCTGACGGTGGCGCAGCTCTGCGCGGCCATAGTCCATGTCAGCGACAACCCGGCCGCCAATCTGCTGCTGGAACGCATCCAGGGCCCGGCCGGCCTGACCCGCTTCCTGCGCGAGCTGGGTGACGATGTGACGCGGCTGGACCGCTGGGAGCTGGAGCTCAACAGCAACCTGCCCGGCGATCCGCGCGACACCACCAGCCCGGCCGCCATGGCCGAGAGCACGCGCAAGCTCTTGCTGGGCGAGCGGCTTTCCAAGGCCTCGCGAGATCGCTTGACCACCTGGCTGCGCGAATCGAGCACCGGCCTGCAGCGCCTGCGCGCCGGCCTGCCGGTGGGCTGGAAGGCCGGCGACAAGACCGGCACCGGCGCCCGCGGCGCGGTCAATGACGTGGCCGTCGCCTGGCCGCCGGGCCGGGCGCCGGTCGTGATGGCCTGCTATCTCGACGGATCGAGCCGGCTCACGGCTGAATTGCAAGGCGTGCATGCAAGGCTTGCCAGGCTGCTGACCCAGGTTCCCTGA
- the mnmC gene encoding FAD-dependent 5-carboxymethylaminomethyl-2-thiouridine(34) oxidoreductase MnmC yields MKSGPIVPAQVDFSEPGVTRAPDFDDVYHSKSGAFDQARHVFLAGNGLPQRWQGRASFVMLETGFGLGNNFLAAWQAWRDDPQRSERLVFISIEKHPLRREDLARAHAHSPAPELAAALIERWPPLTHNLHGLDFDGGRVRLLLALGDVRPWLGELVAEVDAFVLDGFAPAQNPAMWDAHTLKRLARLAAPGATAASWCTAGPVKQALRTAGFEVKRRPGLAPKWHMCSARFAPRHAMHKPAGREPLAREAREVLVVGAGLAGAACAWALRRQGMACTVLEANPGPAQEASGNPLGLFHGTLNPDDGIHARFNRAAALAMAAALEQMPELPGRQHGLLRLELQRSVEAMRQQVGRLGLPPDYVQALAASDAAHLSGLPLQQPAWFYPGGGALPPALLVEQWLQGARLISGRSVTRVERNEAGQWLAFDAQGQLMATAPAIVLAGGHAQLPLLQRLAPELPLVRQRGQLTHLAQASPLPKLPVAGLGYAIADGHGGLFCGATTQDGDEEPALREADQAYNLDQWARLAALEAPPQGPLAGRVSWRLMAPDRLPLVGGLPMAGYEGRDDQPRLLPRVPGLVLCTGFASRGISWAALCGQVAASLLSGAPLPLEASLLDAIDPARFAVRRSRRQTT; encoded by the coding sequence ATGAAGAGCGGCCCCATCGTCCCGGCCCAGGTGGATTTCTCCGAACCCGGCGTCACCCGTGCGCCGGATTTCGACGACGTCTACCACAGCAAGTCCGGGGCCTTCGACCAGGCCCGCCATGTCTTTCTCGCCGGCAACGGACTGCCGCAGCGCTGGCAGGGCCGCGCCAGCTTCGTCATGCTGGAAACCGGCTTCGGCCTGGGCAACAACTTCCTGGCCGCCTGGCAGGCCTGGCGCGACGACCCGCAGCGCAGCGAGCGCCTGGTCTTCATCAGCATCGAAAAGCATCCGCTGCGCCGCGAAGACCTGGCCCGGGCGCACGCCCACTCGCCCGCTCCGGAACTGGCGGCAGCGCTGATCGAGCGCTGGCCGCCGCTGACCCACAACCTGCATGGGCTCGACTTCGACGGGGGCCGGGTCCGGCTGCTGCTGGCCCTGGGCGACGTAAGGCCCTGGCTGGGCGAACTGGTGGCCGAGGTCGACGCCTTTGTGCTCGACGGTTTCGCGCCGGCCCAGAACCCGGCCATGTGGGACGCCCACACGCTCAAGCGGCTGGCCCGCCTGGCTGCACCCGGCGCGACGGCCGCCAGCTGGTGCACGGCCGGCCCGGTGAAGCAGGCCCTCAGGACGGCCGGCTTCGAGGTCAAGCGGCGCCCCGGCCTGGCGCCCAAGTGGCATATGTGCAGCGCCCGCTTCGCACCCCGGCATGCCATGCACAAGCCGGCCGGTCGCGAGCCGCTGGCCCGCGAGGCCCGCGAGGTGTTGGTCGTCGGGGCCGGCCTTGCCGGTGCAGCCTGTGCCTGGGCACTGCGGCGCCAAGGCATGGCCTGCACCGTGCTGGAGGCGAACCCCGGCCCGGCCCAGGAGGCTTCGGGCAATCCGCTGGGCCTGTTCCACGGCACGCTCAATCCGGACGATGGCATCCATGCCCGCTTCAACCGCGCCGCGGCGCTGGCGATGGCGGCGGCACTGGAGCAGATGCCGGAACTGCCGGGCCGTCAGCACGGTCTGTTGCGGCTTGAATTGCAGCGCAGTGTCGAGGCCATGCGTCAGCAGGTCGGACGCCTGGGCTTGCCTCCGGACTATGTCCAGGCCTTGGCGGCAAGCGATGCCGCCCACCTGTCAGGCCTGCCGCTGCAGCAACCCGCCTGGTTCTATCCTGGCGGCGGCGCCTTGCCGCCGGCCTTGTTGGTCGAGCAATGGCTGCAAGGCGCACGCCTGATCAGCGGCCGGTCGGTGACTCGCGTCGAGCGCAACGAGGCCGGCCAATGGCTTGCCTTCGACGCGCAAGGCCAGCTGATGGCCACCGCCCCGGCCATCGTGCTGGCCGGCGGCCATGCGCAGCTGCCCCTGCTCCAACGACTGGCGCCCGAGCTGCCCTTGGTTCGCCAGCGCGGCCAGCTCACTCATCTGGCTCAGGCCTCGCCGCTGCCCAAGCTGCCGGTCGCTGGCCTGGGCTACGCGATAGCCGACGGCCATGGCGGCCTCTTCTGCGGCGCCACCACGCAGGATGGCGACGAAGAGCCGGCGCTGCGCGAAGCCGACCAGGCCTACAACCTGGATCAATGGGCCAGGCTCGCCGCCCTGGAGGCGCCGCCGCAAGGACCGCTGGCCGGCCGCGTGTCCTGGCGCCTGATGGCCCCCGACCGCCTGCCCCTGGTCGGCGGGCTGCCGATGGCGGGCTACGAGGGACGTGACGACCAGCCGCGCTTGCTGCCCCGCGTCCCGGGCCTGGTGCTTTGCACCGGCTTTGCCTCGCGCGGCATCAGCTGGGCCGCGCTGTGCGGCCAGGTCGCGGCGTCGCTGTTGAGCGGCGCGCCGCTGCCGCTGGAGGCCAGCCTGCTCGACGCCATCGACCCGGCCCGCTTCGCCGTGCGCCGGTCGCGCCGCCAAACGACATAG